One genomic region from Aliarcobacter cryaerophilus ATCC 43158 encodes:
- the polA gene encoding DNA polymerase I, producing the protein MKKSITIIDTFGFLFRSYFALPPLRSSSGFPTGLLTGFMNFVAGIGKDFKTDYIVFALDAKGTTFRNELFENYKAQRPDVPEDLLVQLPVAISWVEKMGFKIAIRTGYEADDMVASIAKDAKEKGFEVRIVSHDKDLYQLIDDANSVYLFDPTKKQIINESKCIEKYGVLPNQFTDYQALVGDTADNIPGVKGVGAKTAEALIKEFGTLENIYANIENIDKKRTKELLLQSKDNAFLSKQLVTLKDDCHFISNIDEFSLPIENPILKIATDLESYDMHRILDRVNKNGLNYKTEIPKQAIEQKLEYILLDNENDLSLAINKIPRDALIAFDTETTNLDTAKAKIVGFSFCYEDKKAYYVPIAHNYLGVGNQISIEASKKAIEILNRYKLVFQNFKYDWQIIKNNFDLDLKLYADTMILSWLLDTSEKVGIDYQIKKHFQVDMIPFSQVVKKGEDFSSVELEKATQYAAEDALMTLKLFNKQLEIFKQRGEEELLNIAFELEFNFIYVLASIEQKGIKVDVELLKKYKESSFVYLNELTQNIYEACGETFNINSPKQLGVILFEKLGLASSKKTKTGYSTDESVLESLKDKHIVVPLLLKYREAFKLHSTYIEPLLELGLKDKNSRIFSSFLHTGTTTGRLSSKNPNLQNIPVGAFSDIQIRKAFVASDGYKLVGVDYSQIELRLLAHFSQDEALVNAFKQDLDIHLQTAIKIFGEDEAKDKRAIAKTINFGLLYGMGSKKLSDTLGISTKEAKAYIDSYFEAFKSVKDYFKSIEDKAIEKGYVKTLLNRKRFFDFQGVSPMLKAAYLREAVNTLFQGSAADLIKLSMIKIHLKYKDNPNVKMLLQIHDELIFEVKDDYIKEVTEDIKDIMENIFVLNVPLKVSVAVANSWQDLK; encoded by the coding sequence ATGAAAAAAAGCATTACTATAATTGATACATTTGGATTTTTATTTAGAAGTTATTTTGCACTTCCACCTTTAAGATCAAGCAGTGGTTTTCCAACTGGACTTTTAACTGGATTTATGAACTTTGTTGCTGGAATTGGAAAAGATTTTAAAACAGATTATATAGTTTTTGCTCTTGATGCAAAAGGAACTACATTTAGAAATGAGTTATTTGAAAACTACAAAGCACAAAGACCAGATGTTCCTGAAGATTTATTAGTTCAACTTCCTGTTGCTATTTCTTGGGTTGAGAAAATGGGATTTAAAATAGCAATAAGAACTGGATATGAAGCAGATGATATGGTTGCTTCAATTGCAAAAGATGCAAAAGAGAAGGGCTTTGAGGTTCGAATTGTATCTCATGATAAAGATTTATATCAACTAATTGATGATGCAAATAGTGTATATTTGTTTGACCCAACAAAAAAACAGATTATAAATGAATCTAAATGTATAGAAAAATATGGAGTTCTTCCAAATCAATTTACTGATTATCAAGCATTAGTTGGTGATACAGCTGATAATATTCCAGGTGTAAAAGGTGTTGGAGCAAAAACTGCAGAAGCTTTGATAAAAGAGTTTGGGACATTGGAAAATATATATGCAAATATTGAAAATATAGATAAAAAAAGAACAAAAGAGCTTTTACTTCAAAGTAAAGATAATGCTTTTTTATCAAAACAACTTGTAACTTTAAAAGATGATTGCCACTTTATATCAAATATTGATGAGTTCTCTTTGCCTATTGAAAATCCCATTTTAAAAATAGCTACTGATTTAGAATCTTATGATATGCACAGAATTTTAGATAGAGTTAATAAAAATGGCTTAAACTATAAAACAGAAATTCCAAAACAAGCAATTGAACAAAAACTAGAGTATATTTTACTTGATAATGAAAATGATTTAAGTCTTGCAATAAACAAAATTCCAAGAGATGCCTTAATAGCATTTGATACAGAGACAACTAATCTGGATACAGCAAAAGCTAAGATAGTAGGCTTTTCATTTTGTTATGAAGATAAAAAAGCATATTATGTACCAATAGCACATAACTATTTAGGCGTTGGTAATCAAATCTCAATTGAGGCTTCTAAAAAAGCTATTGAGATTTTAAATAGATACAAACTTGTTTTTCAAAACTTTAAATATGATTGGCAAATTATAAAAAATAATTTTGATTTAGATTTAAAATTATATGCAGATACTATGATTTTATCGTGGCTTTTGGATACAAGTGAAAAAGTTGGAATAGATTATCAAATTAAAAAACATTTTCAAGTAGATATGATTCCTTTTAGTCAAGTTGTAAAAAAAGGTGAAGATTTTTCAAGTGTTGAATTAGAAAAAGCAACACAATATGCAGCAGAAGATGCTTTGATGACTTTAAAACTATTTAATAAACAGCTTGAGATTTTTAAACAAAGAGGCGAAGAGGAGCTTTTAAATATAGCTTTTGAGTTGGAGTTCAATTTTATTTATGTCTTAGCAAGTATTGAGCAAAAAGGTATAAAAGTAGATGTAGAGCTTTTAAAAAAATATAAAGAGAGTAGCTTTGTTTATCTAAATGAACTAACGCAAAATATTTATGAAGCTTGTGGAGAAACTTTTAACATCAACTCTCCAAAGCAATTAGGTGTTATTTTATTTGAAAAACTTGGACTCGCATCTTCTAAAAAGACAAAAACAGGTTATAGTACAGATGAGTCTGTTTTAGAGAGTTTAAAAGATAAACATATAGTCGTACCCCTTTTATTAAAATATAGAGAGGCTTTTAAGCTTCACTCAACTTACATAGAGCCACTTTTAGAACTTGGATTAAAAGATAAAAACAGTAGAATTTTCTCTTCATTTTTACACACAGGTACTACAACAGGAAGATTAAGTTCAAAAAATCCGAACCTACAAAATATTCCTGTTGGAGCTTTTAGTGATATTCAAATTAGAAAAGCTTTTGTGGCAAGTGATGGTTATAAGTTAGTTGGAGTGGATTATTCACAAATTGAGCTTAGACTTCTTGCGCATTTTTCACAAGATGAAGCTTTGGTAAATGCTTTCAAACAAGATTTAGATATTCACTTACAAACTGCTATTAAAATTTTTGGAGAAGATGAAGCAAAAGATAAAAGAGCCATTGCAAAAACAATTAATTTTGGACTTTTATATGGAATGGGAAGTAAAAAATTATCAGATACTTTAGGAATTTCAACAAAAGAAGCAAAAGCATATATTGACTCATATTTTGAAGCATTTAAAAGTGTAAAAGATTATTTTAAATCTATTGAAGATAAAGCTATTGAAAAAGGTTATGTAAAAACACTATTAAATAGAAAAAGATTTTTTGATTTTCAAGGTGTATCTCCTATGCTAAAAGCAGCATATTTAAGAGAAGCTGTAAATACACTATTTCAAGGAAGTGCGGCTGATTTGATAAAATTATCTATGATAAAAATTCATCTAAAATACAAAGATAATCCAAATGTAAAAATGCTTTTGCAAATTCACGATGAGCTTATATTTGAAGTAAAAGATGATTATATAAAAGAGGTTACAGAAGATATAAAAGATATTATGGAAAATATTTTTGTATTAAATGTCCCTTTAAAAGTATCTGTTGCAGTTGCTAATTCTTGGCAAGATTTAAAATAA
- the ybeY gene encoding rRNA maturation RNase YbeY — MIDFENQTDFLVNLVALEKIVTSLTTKDLELIIVDNKTIKEINFEYRKKDEATDVLSFPVDGDFEHLPLGTIIISIDFVKEKAKEYGHSEENELNLLFIHGLLHLLGYDHEVDNGEHREKEEELIIKFNLPSSLIVRNS, encoded by the coding sequence ATGATAGATTTTGAAAATCAAACAGATTTTTTGGTGAATTTAGTAGCACTTGAAAAAATAGTTACATCTCTTACAACAAAAGATTTAGAGTTAATAATTGTAGATAATAAGACCATAAAAGAGATAAATTTTGAATATAGAAAAAAAGATGAAGCAACAGATGTTTTGAGCTTTCCAGTTGATGGAGATTTCGAACATTTACCTTTAGGAACTATTATTATTTCAATAGATTTTGTAAAAGAAAAAGCAAAAGAGTACGGACATAGCGAAGAAAATGAGTTGAATTTACTTTTTATTCATGGTCTTTTACATCTTTTGGGGTATGACCATGAGGTTGATAATGGAGAACATCGAGAAAAGGAAGAAGAACTTATAATAAAATTCAATCTTCCTTCTAGTTTAATAGTAAGAAACTCTTAA
- the murJ gene encoding murein biosynthesis integral membrane protein MurJ — MSQKSRLLKSIFTNSSGILVSRITGFIRDLMTASILGANVYSDIFFIAFKFPNLFRSIFADGAFTQAFIPSYAKSKYKIRFSSIIFLQILAFLIVLSLIVTMFSHLFAKAFAIGFSEETINLAAPLFAINFYYLPLIFVVTFMGALLQYKHHFATTAYSTALLNLSMIASLIIAKGLEQYTITFYLSFGVIFGGILQVIVHIIAIKRANLGKIFIFKNHKKKEENKFYKNFFAATLGSSTMHISAFIDTWLASMLISGSISYLYYANRVFQLPLAIFAIATSIALFPMIAKAIKNKNEDEALKLMKKSALILFAVLTISMIIGIVFDKFIIELLFQRGAFTIEDTINTALILKMYLIGLLPFGLAKIFSLWLYAKEQQILTAKISAQSLVANIIFSLILIKPFGAAGLAFSGTLSGFVLFFLTLRAFGFDKFIKMFKNS; from the coding sequence ATGAGCCAAAAAAGTAGATTGTTAAAATCAATTTTTACAAACAGTTCTGGTATTTTAGTATCAAGAATAACAGGTTTTATAAGAGATTTAATGACTGCTTCAATTTTAGGAGCAAATGTCTATTCTGATATATTTTTTATAGCATTTAAATTTCCAAATTTATTTCGTAGTATCTTTGCAGATGGTGCTTTTACGCAAGCTTTTATTCCTTCATATGCAAAATCAAAGTATAAAATAAGATTTTCATCTATTATATTTTTACAAATTTTAGCTTTTTTGATTGTTTTATCTTTGATTGTTACTATGTTCTCACATCTTTTTGCAAAAGCTTTTGCTATTGGATTTAGTGAAGAAACAATAAATTTAGCTGCACCACTTTTTGCTATAAATTTTTACTATTTACCTCTTATTTTTGTAGTAACTTTTATGGGGGCACTACTTCAATATAAACACCATTTTGCTACGACTGCATACTCAACAGCACTTTTAAATCTCTCAATGATTGCTAGTTTGATTATTGCAAAAGGGCTTGAACAATATACTATTACATTTTATCTATCTTTTGGTGTTATATTTGGTGGTATTTTGCAAGTAATCGTACATATAATTGCTATTAAAAGAGCAAATTTAGGAAAAATATTTATATTTAAAAATCATAAGAAAAAAGAAGAAAATAAGTTTTATAAAAATTTCTTTGCGGCAACTTTAGGCTCTTCAACGATGCATATTTCAGCTTTTATAGATACCTGGTTGGCTTCAATGTTAATTAGTGGTTCAATATCATATTTATACTATGCAAATAGAGTTTTTCAGCTACCTCTTGCAATTTTTGCAATAGCAACTTCAATAGCACTATTTCCAATGATTGCAAAGGCTATAAAAAATAAAAATGAAGATGAAGCTCTAAAACTTATGAAAAAATCAGCTCTTATTTTATTTGCAGTTTTGACAATTTCAATGATTATTGGAATAGTTTTTGATAAATTTATTATTGAACTTCTATTTCAAAGAGGTGCTTTTACAATTGAAGACACTATAAATACAGCACTAATTTTAAAAATGTATTTAATAGGACTTTTACCTTTTGGATTAGCAAAAATATTCTCACTTTGGCTATATGCAAAAGAGCAACAAATACTAACTGCTAAAATATCAGCACAAAGTTTGGTTGCAAATATTATATTTTCTTTAATTCTAATAAAACCTTTTGGAGCGGCTGGTTTAGCTTTTTCAGGAACACTAAGCGGTTTTGTACTATTTTTTCTTACTCTTAGGGCTTTTGGGTTTGATAAATTTATCAAAATGTTTAAGAACTCTTAG
- the radA gene encoding DNA repair protein RadA: MAKKKNTLFECQHCGEQSSKWLGKCPSCDSWDSFIELNEVQQEVLKQTITASSSSSKARPITEILQDDVLRFSSFNYEFDLVLGGGVVPGSLTLIGGSPGVGKSTLLLKVAGSIAKSGKKVLYVSGEESAGQIKLRANRLDANHNELFLLSEIKLEEIMSELLREDYEVCIIDSIQTIYSGHLNSSPGSVSQVREITFELMRKAKESNIAMFIIGHITKDGSIAGPRVLEHMVDTVLYFEGEASRELRMLRGFKNRFGSTSEIGIFEMTQEGLVSAKDIASKFFDKSKSQSGSSLTVSMEGSRAIILEVQALVCETTFPNPKRSATGFDTNRLNMLLALLEKKLDLPFNHYDVFINISGGIKIKESSADLAVIAAIISSFRDRPISKESVFIGEVSLTGEIKDVYSIDLRLKEAQAQGIKKAIIAQKTNLKLDLKTFAVDEVSKVIELF; the protein is encoded by the coding sequence ATGGCAAAGAAAAAAAATACTCTATTTGAGTGCCAACACTGTGGAGAACAATCTAGTAAATGGCTCGGGAAATGTCCTAGTTGCGACTCTTGGGATAGTTTTATAGAGTTAAATGAAGTACAACAAGAGGTTTTAAAACAAACTATAACAGCTAGTAGTTCAAGTTCAAAAGCAAGACCAATAACAGAGATTTTACAAGATGATGTTTTACGATTTTCATCTTTTAACTATGAATTTGATTTAGTTTTAGGAGGAGGAGTTGTTCCTGGAAGTTTAACTTTAATTGGAGGAAGTCCAGGAGTTGGAAAATCGACTCTACTTTTAAAAGTTGCAGGAAGTATTGCAAAAAGTGGTAAAAAAGTACTTTATGTATCAGGAGAAGAGAGTGCTGGGCAAATAAAGCTAAGAGCAAACCGTCTTGATGCCAACCATAACGAACTTTTCTTATTAAGTGAAATAAAACTTGAAGAGATTATGAGTGAGCTTTTAAGAGAAGATTATGAAGTTTGTATTATTGACTCAATTCAAACAATATATTCAGGTCATTTAAACTCAAGTCCAGGAAGTGTATCACAAGTAAGAGAAATTACTTTTGAGCTTATGAGAAAAGCAAAAGAGTCAAATATTGCTATGTTTATAATTGGTCATATCACAAAAGATGGAAGCATTGCAGGTCCTAGAGTTTTAGAACATATGGTTGATACAGTTTTATACTTTGAAGGAGAAGCTAGTAGAGAATTAAGAATGCTAAGAGGTTTTAAAAATAGATTTGGTTCAACTTCTGAAATAGGAATTTTTGAGATGACACAAGAAGGACTTGTAAGTGCAAAAGATATAGCATCAAAATTTTTTGACAAAAGCAAAAGTCAAAGTGGTTCAAGTTTAACAGTTAGTATGGAAGGAAGCCGTGCAATTATTCTTGAAGTTCAAGCGCTTGTTTGTGAAACAACTTTTCCAAATCCAAAAAGAAGTGCAACAGGTTTTGATACAAACCGTTTAAATATGCTATTAGCACTTTTAGAGAAAAAATTAGACTTGCCTTTTAATCATTATGATGTCTTTATAAATATTAGTGGTGGAATAAAAATTAAAGAAAGTAGTGCAGATTTAGCAGTAATTGCAGCAATAATCTCAAGTTTTAGAGATAGACCAATTTCAAAAGAGTCTGTTTTTATTGGAGAAGTTAGTTTAACTGGTGAAATAAAAGATGTTTACTCGATTGATTTAAGATTAAAAGAGGCTCAAGCTCAAGGAATTAAAAAAGCAATAATTGCTCAAAAAACAAATCTAAAACTAGATTTAAAAACTTTTGCAGTTGATGAAGTATCAAAAGTAATAGAGCTTTTTTAA
- a CDS encoding thioesterase family protein has translation MSLTVGKKASIDYKVEKKDLASNLNISADLTFPEVFATARMIALMECSAAKLMLPLLKDDEKSVGVNVNITHMAATLENDVAISTATFVGMEGKLYKFEIEVIDSAGVCGRGTHTRAIVSTSRLIEGAQRRALANKN, from the coding sequence ATGAGTTTAACTGTAGGGAAAAAGGCATCAATTGACTATAAAGTTGAGAAAAAAGATTTAGCATCAAATCTAAATATATCAGCTGATTTAACTTTTCCAGAAGTTTTTGCAACAGCTAGAATGATAGCTTTGATGGAGTGTAGTGCTGCAAAATTAATGTTACCACTATTAAAAGATGATGAAAAAAGTGTTGGTGTAAATGTAAATATTACACATATGGCAGCAACTTTGGAAAATGATGTAGCTATTTCAACAGCAACTTTTGTAGGAATGGAAGGAAAACTTTATAAATTTGAGATTGAAGTAATTGATAGTGCAGGAGTTTGCGGAAGAGGGACTCACACAAGAGCTATTGTTTCAACTTCAAGACTTATTGAAGGTGCACAAAGAAGAGCTTTAGCAAATAAAAATTAG
- a CDS encoding calcium/sodium antiporter: MIFYLASIVFGFALLVWSADRFVDGAASTAKHLGMPSLLIGILIVGFGTSAPEMVVSAIAAYEGNPGLALGNAIGSNIVNIALILGITAIVAPIAVNSKIVKKEIPLLLLIVLFTGYLLLDNTLTLFEGVILLAGFFVLVLWSVFAAFRSRGDSFEDQMDIELNEDIMSLKVGIMWLIFGLILLIASSRLLVWGAVGVANSFGVSDLIIGLTIVALGTSLPELAASVMAARKGEHDIAIGNVVGSNMFNLLAVIGIAVIIAPMNSIPLEVLERDWTIMLLLTIALFVMAYGFKGRNGRINRVEGTILILCYVAYNTYLGISLV, translated from the coding sequence ATGATATTTTATTTAGCATCAATAGTTTTTGGTTTTGCTCTTTTAGTTTGGAGTGCAGATAGATTTGTTGATGGTGCAGCATCAACTGCAAAGCATTTAGGAATGCCAAGTTTATTAATTGGTATATTAATTGTTGGATTTGGTACAAGTGCTCCTGAAATGGTAGTTTCTGCAATTGCAGCTTATGAAGGAAATCCAGGGCTTGCTTTAGGAAATGCTATTGGTTCAAATATTGTAAATATTGCTTTGATTTTAGGAATTACAGCAATTGTTGCTCCAATTGCAGTGAACTCAAAAATAGTAAAAAAAGAGATTCCACTTTTACTTTTAATAGTTTTATTTACAGGATATTTATTACTTGATAACACTTTGACACTTTTTGAAGGAGTTATTCTTTTAGCTGGTTTTTTTGTATTAGTATTATGGTCAGTTTTTGCAGCTTTTAGAAGTAGAGGAGATAGTTTTGAAGATCAAATGGATATTGAGCTAAACGAAGATATAATGAGTTTAAAAGTTGGGATTATGTGGCTTATTTTTGGACTTATTTTATTAATAGCAAGTTCTAGACTTCTTGTTTGGGGAGCCGTTGGAGTTGCAAACTCTTTTGGAGTTAGTGATTTGATAATTGGTCTAACAATTGTTGCTCTTGGAACATCTTTACCTGAATTAGCAGCTTCTGTTATGGCTGCAAGAAAAGGTGAGCATGATATTGCTATTGGAAATGTTGTTGGTTCTAATATGTTTAACCTTTTAGCAGTAATTGGAATTGCTGTTATTATTGCTCCTATGAATAGTATCCCTCTTGAAGTTTTAGAAAGAGATTGGACAATTATGCTTCTTTTAACTATTGCACTTTTTGTTATGGCTTATGGATTTAAAGGAAGAAATGGAAGAATAAATAGAGTTGAAGGAACAATTTTGATTCTTTGTTATGTTGCATATAACACATATTTAGGTATAAGCTTAGTCTAA
- a CDS encoding YbgA family protein, which yields MILGVSSCLLGNMCRYDGHGAKDEFVFNSLKDYFTLLPYCPENSIWNSPREAIRQVSIDGELKIFTSTKEPKDVTDLLEVACEKMALKACSDDLCGFVLKSASPSCGMERVKVYQPLNAPSIKNGVGVFARKLKEKMPNLPIEEEGRLNDAWLRENFLMQVYSYANLKELFKKDKKISNLIEFHTSYKYLIYSKSQNSYKILGKIVANNQKKDIEELYKEYEYEFLKAIATKSTLNKTYNILLHIFGYFKKHITKEEKVDILESMYDFKNRVIPLISVIKIFNIYINRFDITYLKNQQFLNPYPSKLALRSDLKSFK from the coding sequence ATGATTTTAGGAGTTTCATCTTGTTTATTGGGGAATATGTGTAGATATGATGGTCATGGTGCAAAAGATGAGTTTGTATTTAACAGTTTAAAAGATTATTTTACTCTTTTACCATATTGTCCTGAAAATTCTATTTGGAACTCTCCTAGAGAAGCAATTAGACAAGTTTCAATAGATGGTGAGCTTAAAATATTTACATCTACAAAAGAGCCAAAAGATGTAACAGATTTATTAGAAGTTGCTTGTGAAAAGATGGCTTTAAAAGCTTGTAGTGATGATTTATGTGGTTTTGTTTTAAAATCAGCATCACCTTCTTGTGGAATGGAGAGAGTTAAAGTTTATCAACCCTTAAATGCCCCATCAATTAAAAATGGAGTTGGTGTTTTTGCAAGAAAATTAAAAGAAAAAATGCCAAATCTTCCAATTGAAGAAGAAGGTAGATTAAATGATGCTTGGCTTAGAGAAAACTTTTTGATGCAAGTTTACTCTTATGCAAATTTAAAAGAGTTATTTAAAAAAGATAAAAAAATCTCAAACTTAATAGAGTTTCATACTTCATATAAATATTTAATATACTCAAAATCACAAAATTCATACAAAATATTAGGAAAAATAGTAGCAAATAACCAGAAAAAAGATATTGAAGAGCTATATAAAGAGTATGAGTATGAGTTTTTAAAAGCAATAGCTACAAAATCAACTTTAAATAAAACTTATAATATTTTACTTCATATTTTTGGTTATTTTAAAAAACATATAACAAAAGAGGAAAAAGTTGATATTTTAGAAAGTATGTATGATTTTAAAAATCGAGTAATTCCACTCATTAGTGTAATTAAGATATTTAATATTTATATAAATAGATTTGATATAACTTATTTAAAAAATCAACAATTTTTAAATCCATACCCATCAAAACTAGCACTTAGAAGCGATTTGAAGAGCTTTAAATGA
- a CDS encoding endonuclease/exonuclease/phosphatase family protein yields MYKYLIIFIFSTLLNAQNLKIASYNVENFFDLNYDKTEYNEYIPNNKSAWNQRNFNIKLKNIVKIIEDIDADIIALQEIENEDLIKLLKQKLPQYAYYNFTKYPSSAVGIGFLSKIPIKNSQNINVKFQKGVYRPILETTFKIENIEFKIFNNHWPSKKAAENYRVKYAKTLYDRLKELPNDYYYILLGDFNSDYNEFQTFKNNQRLNITAGITGINHILNTTVDDKFVILDDMNSFDKKVHYNLWLELPTNERFSTKFRNQNNTPDNIIISSSLVNNKEFSYVKGSFVVFKPNYLFDKNDINRWEMSENRNEKVHKGEGFSDHLPIFALFSTNNSNNNIKKLDENIENKLEISSLYNKEKLLFPVFLDNVIVLYKNGDKAIIKQENNRAIYIFKGAKDLKQGFSYNIQVNQIYDFYGLKEIKDFNILKENSSFKNYKDLFLDGSKIDIFDFKYENEVITNLKGFITKGNLQINGGKTIRLFAKDKNILPKDGYTIEILNAQLGSYRGNMQIIFHTKDDYKELK; encoded by the coding sequence TTGTATAAATATCTAATAATCTTTATTTTTAGTACACTTTTAAATGCACAAAATTTAAAAATAGCATCTTATAATGTAGAAAACTTCTTTGACTTAAACTACGATAAAACAGAGTACAATGAGTATATTCCAAATAATAAATCAGCATGGAACCAAAGAAATTTTAATATAAAATTGAAAAATATAGTAAAAATAATAGAAGATATAGATGCTGATATTATTGCTTTACAAGAGATAGAAAATGAAGATTTAATAAAACTATTAAAACAAAAATTACCACAATATGCATATTATAACTTTACAAAATATCCTTCTAGTGCAGTAGGGATTGGATTCTTATCAAAAATTCCAATCAAAAATAGCCAAAATATAAATGTAAAATTCCAAAAAGGAGTTTATAGACCAATTTTAGAAACAACTTTCAAAATAGAAAATATAGAATTTAAAATTTTTAACAACCACTGGCCTTCTAAAAAGGCTGCTGAAAATTATAGAGTTAAATATGCAAAAACTTTGTATGATAGATTAAAAGAGCTTCCGAATGATTACTATTATATATTATTAGGAGATTTCAACTCTGATTATAACGAGTTTCAAACATTCAAAAATAATCAAAGATTAAATATAACAGCTGGTATTACTGGAATAAATCATATTTTAAACACAACAGTTGATGATAAGTTTGTTATTTTAGATGATATGAATAGTTTTGATAAAAAAGTTCACTACAATCTTTGGTTAGAACTTCCTACAAATGAAAGATTTTCAACAAAATTTAGAAACCAAAACAACACACCTGATAATATAATAATAAGCTCTTCTTTGGTAAATAACAAAGAGTTTTCATATGTAAAAGGCTCATTTGTAGTCTTTAAACCAAATTATTTATTTGATAAAAATGACATAAATAGATGGGAAATGAGTGAAAATAGAAATGAAAAAGTACATAAAGGTGAAGGCTTCTCAGACCATCTTCCTATTTTTGCACTATTTTCAACAAATAACTCAAACAATAATATAAAAAAATTAGATGAAAATATTGAAAATAAGCTTGAGATATCATCACTTTATAATAAAGAAAAACTTCTATTTCCAGTCTTTTTAGATAATGTTATAGTTTTGTATAAAAATGGTGACAAAGCAATAATAAAACAAGAAAATAACAGAGCAATTTATATTTTTAAAGGTGCAAAAGATTTAAAACAAGGCTTTTCATATAATATTCAAGTAAATCAAATCTATGATTTTTATGGTTTAAAAGAGATAAAAGATTTTAATATTTTAAAAGAAAATAGTAGTTTTAAAAACTACAAAGATTTATTTTTAGATGGCTCAAAAATAGATATTTTTGATTTTAAATATGAAAATGAAGTAATTACAAATTTAAAAGGTTTTATTACTAAAGGTAATTTACAAATAAATGGTGGAAAAACTATCAGATTATTTGCAAAAGATAAAAATATTTTACCAAAAGATGGTTATACAATAGAGATATTAAATGCACAATTAGGCTCTTATAGAGGAAATATGCAAATAATTTTTCACACAAAAGATGACTACAAAGAGTTAAAATGA
- a CDS encoding Fur family transcriptional regulator → MLNISGLLKDYDLKVTPQRVAIVEELYTNGHMNIDEIYKKLIQRFPSVSLATIYKNINSMVERVFLSEVKIPNEKSVYELIKTEHAHLVCKDCGFIEDIMLDSTDIVEQVSKLTPFKIDSTNIVLSGVCIKCTNC, encoded by the coding sequence ATGCTGAATATTTCAGGATTATTAAAAGATTATGACTTAAAAGTTACTCCGCAAAGAGTTGCTATTGTTGAAGAGTTATATACAAATGGACATATGAATATTGATGAAATTTATAAAAAATTGATACAAAGATTTCCATCAGTTTCTCTTGCAACTATTTATAAAAATATAAACTCTATGGTAGAAAGAGTTTTTCTAAGTGAAGTTAAAATTCCAAATGAAAAATCTGTTTATGAGTTAATAAAAACAGAACATGCTCACTTAGTTTGTAAAGATTGTGGATTTATTGAAGATATTATGCTTGATTCAACTGATATAGTAGAGCAAGTTTCTAAACTTACTCCTTTTAAAATAGATTCAACAAATATCGTTTTAAGTGGTGTTTGTATTAAATGTACAAACTGTTAG